The following are encoded in a window of Megalops cyprinoides isolate fMegCyp1 chromosome 16, fMegCyp1.pri, whole genome shotgun sequence genomic DNA:
- the LOC118790903 gene encoding dnaJ homolog subfamily C member 18-like: MDREESDRLIEKAKLCLRSGRRDAALQLLYEAQKVYPSTRARVLIDAVLRNGSATGERTRSQDVGGRRPSEDQEETARANEEGKGYSEEQRQAVLRIKRCKDFYEILGVGKDASEEDLKKAYRKLALRFHPDKNCAPGATDAFKAIGNAYAILSNGEKRRLYDQHGPEMPTESPSQPAGPAHPGHRRTFRRDFEADISPEELFHIFFGGRFPTGNIHVYSNRGASYSQYYSQPRPRRPNETRREEEVENNNRSQNTLTAFLQLLPVLVLILISVVTQLMHTNPPYSLFYKPSLGLVVSRETQHLGVPYYVDKGFQREYRGVALRELEKSVESDYIDHLQSSCWKEKQQKSDLAHLGQLYRDDRLKQKAESLKLESCEKLNRILGRQRGN; this comes from the exons atggacaGAGAAGAATCTGACAGATTAATTGAAAAGGCAAAACTGTGCTTGCGATCCGGACGGAGAGATGCAGCGCTTCAGTTACTTTACGAAGCGCAGAAAGTGTACCCCAGCACACGAGCAAGAG TTCTGATCGACGCCGTTCTGAGGAATGGGAGCGCCACGGGTGAGAGGACTCGCAGCCAGGACGTGGGCGGCAGGCGCCCCAGCGAGGATCAGGAGGAGACCGCCAGGGCAAACGAGGAAGGGAAGGGCTACAGCGAGGAGCAGCGGCAGGCGGTGCTCAG GATAAAGAGATGCAAAGACTTTTACGAGATTCTGGGCGTGGGCAAAGACGCCAGCGAGGAAGACCTGAAGAAGGCCTACAGGAAGCTGGCGCTGCGGTTCCACCCTGACAAAAACTGTGCTCCGGGTGCCACCGACGCCTTCAAAG CGATTGGCAACGCGTATGCCATCCTCAGCAACGGCGAGAAGCGGCGACTGTACGACCAGCATGGGCCGGAGATGCCCACGGAAAGCCCCTCCCAGCCTGCTGGCCCCGCCCACCCTGGCCACCGGCGCACCTTCCGCCGAGACTTCGAGGCAGATATTTCCCCCGAAGAGCTCTTTCACATCTTTTTCGGGGGGAGGTTCCCTACAG GCAACATCCACGTTTATAGCAACAGAGGAGCCTCATACTCCCAGTACTACTCCCAGCCCCGCCCACGCCGCCCTAACGAGACAAGACGCGAGGAGGAAGTGGAGAACAACAACCGCAGCCAG aacacCTTGACAGCCTTCCTGCAGCTGCTACCTGTGCTGGTGCTCATCCTCATCTCCGTGGTAACCCAGCTGATGCACACCAACCCCCCCTATAGCCTCTTCTACAAACC GTCGCTGGGCCTGGTGGTTTCCCGGGAGACGCAGCACCTCGGAGTGCCCTATTACGTGGACAAGGGCTTCCAGAGGGAGTACAGAGGAGTGGCCCTGCGGGAGCTGGAGAAGTCGGTGGAGAGCGACTACATCGACCACCTacagagcagctgctggaaGGAGAAGCAGCAGA AGTCAGACCTCGCCCACCTGGGTCAGCTGTACCGGGACGACAGACTGAAGCAGAAGGCGGAGTCCCTGAAGCTGGAGAGCTGTGAGAAGCTGAACCGCATACtagggagacagaggggtaactga
- the si:ch211-39i2.2 gene encoding DNA damage-inducible transcript 4-like protein has translation MVYTQALVFGNGMTVVSEEDRLVEFMKKFVHQFTSSSRKDGQSLEANCEYTEAIKSSSVEWLDPGSSMEDCVEEALQLELAKQIELCLSDAKTSRLHCQELLLPRRLTTRVARDVMLSSADEPCGLRGALIHVLLETKGVLQPLGSITPDRCVTPTFELSIVFKADPAGWAALKNFFVADKALTLHAGYRLVKRKLYSSASPIVRDFD, from the exons ATGGTATATACACAGGCGCTGGTTTTCGGGAACGGGATGACCGTAGTGTCGGAAGAGGACAGATTAGTGGAGTTTATGAAAAAGTTTGTACACCAGTTTACATCAAGCAGTAGAAAGGACGGCCAGAGTTTAGAGGCAAACTGCGAATACACAGAAGCGATCAAGTCGTCAA GTGTGGAGTGGCTGGACCCGGGTTCGAGTATGGAAGACTGTGTGGAGGAGGCGCTTCAGCTGGAGCTGGCTAAGCAGATAGAGCTGTGCCTGTCCGACGCCAAGACGTCCCGCCTGCACTGCCAGGAGCTGCTCCTGCCGCGCCGGCTGACCACCCGCGTGGCCCGGGACGTCATGCTGTCCTCCGCCGACGAGCCCTGCGGCCTCCGGGGGGCACTCATCCACGTGCTGCTGGAGACCAAGGGCGTCCTGCAGCCGCTGGGCTCCATCACGCCGGACCGCTGCGTCACGCCCACCTTCGAACTGTCCATCGTGTTCAAGGCCGACCCCGCCGGCTGGGCCGCTCTCAAGAACTTCTTCGTGGCGGACAAGGCACTGACCCTGCACGCGGGCTACAGGCTGGTCAAGAGGAAGCTGTACTCGTCCGCCAGCCCCATCGTACGCGACTTTGACTGA
- the sting1 gene encoding stimulator of interferon genes protein — protein MVCPGQEARLVPRPRGRLPSLCAGVLAAVALLSAALFLGHHALYQQGAQAILVLAMVALLNGVCHLAEEWLHHLTPRYGGSPARALRACFSATPLLAVAVVALVLGAGGVQLGADGWGTVAVTCGLSLLLKAFGVLGPTPVEISRICEERKMNVAHGLAWSFYIGYLKLVLPKLEALIDHYRTQRKLSIMGHRDSWRLHILLPLNAFIPDKLEDADNRIYFCENLPEIIMDRAGVRRRSYKHSMYSILDQLGKPYHCLVEYATPLQTLYQMSQDSSAGLSVEERRQEVLIFYQTLQDILEKSVECRNRYRLILLDDGCDQDPHLLSKEILKQLQQEESEEYPIIPLREEPVRLHDGVLSRTPTLMISNDMPRSLREPVETTDTSLFQR, from the exons ATGGTGTGTCCAGGACAGGAAGCCAGGCTGGTGCCGCGGCCCCGCGGAAGACTCCCCTCACTGTGCGCGGGTGTGCTAGCTGCCGTCGCCCTGCTGAGTGCCGCCCTCTTCCTGGGCCATCACGCCTTGTACCAGCAGGGCGCCCAGGCCATCCTGGTCCTCGCCATGGTGGCCTTGCTGAATGGGGTGTGTCACCTGGCCGAGGAGTGGCTCCATCACTTGACTCCCAG GTACGGGGGCAGCCCAGCTCGGGCGCTGAGAGCCTGCTTCAGCGCAACCCCCCTGCTGGCAGTGGCCGTGGTGGCACTGgtgctgggggcggggggagttCAGCTGGGAGCGGACGGCTGGGGCACGGTGGCGGTGACCTGCGGCCTCTCTCTACTACTCAAGGCCTTCGGCGTACTG GGTCCCACTCCAGTGGAAATTTCACGAATCTGCGAAGAGCGGAAGATGAACGTGGCTCACGGCCTGGCCTGGTCATTCTACATCGGCTACCTAAAGCTAGTGCTTCCAA AGCTGGAGGCCTTGATTGACCATTATCGAACCCAGCGCAAGCTGAGTATCATGGGGCACAGAGACTCCTGGAGACTCCACATACTGCTGCCGCTCAACGCATTCATCCCAGACAAGCTAGAGGACGCAGACAACCGCATCTACTTCTGTGAGAACCTGCCGGAAATCATCATGGACAGAGCGGGGGTCAGGAGGCGGAGCTACAAGCACAGCATGTACTCCATACTGGACCAGCTTGGGAAG ccctACCACTGTCTGGTGGAGTACGCCACCCCTCTACAGACTCTGTATCAGATGTCCCAGGACAGCAGCGCGGGGCTGAGCGTGGAAGAACGGCGCCAAGAGGTCCTGATCTTTTACCAGACCTTGCAGGACATCCTGGAGAAGTCGGTGGAGTGCCGGAACCGGTACCGCCTGATCTTACTGGATG ACGGATGTGACCAAGATCCTCACCTCCTGTCCAAGGAGATtctgaagcagctgcagcaggaggagagtgaggagtATCCCATAATCCCGCTGAGAGAGGAGCCGGTCAGGCTCCATGACGGGGTCCTGTCGAGGACTCCCACTCTGATGATCAGCAACGATATGCCCCGCTCTCTGAGAGAGCCTGTGGAGACCACAGACACCAGCCTATTTCAGCGCTGA